The sequence ATGATTGCCATTAAGTTTCTCTCGCGCTGGGGCGTACAAACCGACTCCGCCGAAAATGGCATGATTGGCGTAGAAAAAGCCCAACAAAAGAAATACGACATTATTCTGATGGATTTGCAAATGCCCGAAATGGACGGAATCGAAGCCACACAACACATTCGGCAAGACGCTAATTGCCCCAATCAACAAACGCCCATTATTGCGCTGTCTGCTGCATCCATTGACGAGATAGCCGAACAAGTACAATCTTCGGCCATGAACGATTATATCAGTAAGCCTTTCAACCCTAAGGATTTGCGTAGCAAAATAACCCTCTACGCCCAAATAGCCATGACCAAAAACGTAATAAATACCGAACGCCTCACCGAATTTTCGGTCGGAAATCCGCAGTTTGTGAAGCAGTTGCAGAAATTATATTTTGATACTTTCTCCGAATTTGAACAAAAACTTTCCGCCGTTGTGGCCGAAAAAGATGCCAAACAAATTCGATTTATGGCACACAAAATAAAACCTTCGGTCAAAATGCTTCAGATAGAAGGCTTTGAAGAGTTGGAAGAAGCCTTAGCCAATGCCATCGAACAAAACCCAGATTCAGAATTGGTAGAGCAGAAACACAAAGAACTCTGCACGCTTTGCCAAAAAGTAGTACAAGAACTGAAAGAAAGTTTATAAAAAATTGCCTTAACCAACGCTTGTGAAAATTCACAGGCGTTTTTTTATTTTGTAAATAATCCGTGCGGCAGTTCTTTCTACTCCACATAATTCGGAAAAACCGCTAAATTGCCGCCCAATTTATACACCACATTTTCAAAAACATCTCATTATTAAGACTTTAATTGCTATATGGAAACAGTAGCCGTAACGCCAGCCATGGCTTTTGATAGAAAAAATTATAGCGACGAAACGCTCTTGCACTTGTACAAAGAGTTGTTGTTGCCGCGCATGATAGAAGAAAAAATGCTCATTTTGCTGCGTCAAGGCAAAGTAAGCAAATGGTTTTCGGGCATCGGGCAAGAAGCCATCGCCGTAGGCCTTACCTGCGCTTTGCATTCAGACGAATATATTTTGCCATTGCACCGCAATTTGGGCGTGTTTACAGCTCGCCAAATGCCTTTGGCGCGTTTGTTTACGCAATGGCAAGGCAAACTTTCGGGATTCACCAAAGGCCGCGACCGTTCTTTTCACTTTGGGGCAAACGAATTTCATATCGTAGGCATGATTTCGCACTTAGGCCCGCAAATGTCGGTAGCTGATGGCATCGCTTTAGCCAACGTGTTGCGCAAAGAACCTAAAGTAACGGCCGTTTTCAGTGGCGACGGCGGCAGCAGCGAAGGCGAATTTCACGAGGCCATCAACGTGGCGGCGGTTTGGGATTTGCCTGTTATCTTTTTGGTAGAAAACAATGGTTACGGACTTTCTACGCCAAGCAGCGAGCAATTCCGTTGCAAACAATTCATTGATAAAGGCATCGGCTACGGCATTGAAGCCGTGCAAGTGGACGGCAACAACATTTTGGAAGTTTACGACACTATTTCCAAACTGGCCGAAAGTATGCGCGAAAATCCGCGTCCGATTCTGCTCGAAGCCATGACATTCCGTATGCGCGGCCACGAAGAAGCCTCTGGTACTAAATACGTTCCGAAAGAATTGTTTGAGATTTGGGAGAAAAAAGACCCCGTAAACAACTACGAACAATATCTTTTGCAAGAAAAAGTGTTGGATGCGGCCAAAATCGAAGCCTTCCGCGCCGAAATCAAACACGCCATTGAAGCTGGTTTGGAAACGGCTGCCGCCGAATCTATGCCGACGGCCAGTGCCGACACCGAACTAACGGACATGTACCGCCCTTTTACGCCCGAAATCGTCGCACCCAAATCGGAAGCTAAAAGCGAACGCCGTTTCATTGATGCCATTTCCGACGGCCTACGCCAAAGCATGGAACGTTACCCAGAAATGGTGATTATGGGGCAAGACGTGGCCGAATACGGCGGCGTTTTCAAAATCACAGAAGGTTTTGTGAGCCAGTTCGGAAAAGCGCGTGTACGCAACACGCCACTTTGCGAGTCGGCCATCGTGGGTGCAGGCTTGGGTCTTTCTATCAAAGGTTATAAATCGGTGGTAGAAATGCAGTTTGCAGATTTCGTTACGTGCGGATTTAATCAGATAGTCAACAACTTAGCCAAAACACATTACCGTTGGGGACAAAATGCTGACGTGGTGGTTCGTATGCCTACGGGTGCGGGCACAGCCGCAGGGCCGTTTCACTCACAATCCAACGAAGCATGGTTTTTCCATACGCCAGGCCTCAAGATTGTGTATCCGTCCAACCCCTACGACGCGAAAGGCTTACTTTGTGCGGCCATCGAAGACCCGAACCCAGTCATGTATTTTGAGCATAAATTACTGTACCGTTCCATTGCCGACCAAATCCCAGCCGACTATTACACGTTGCCAATCGGCAAGGCAGCTTTGGTGTCGGAAGGCTCGGACATTTCGATTATTACCTACGGAATGGGCGTGCATTGGGCAAAAGAAATCATGAGTCAAATGCCTGACGTAAGTGCCGATATTTTGGATTTGCGCAGCCTTTTGCCTTGGGACAAAGAAGCCGTAGCGGCAACAGTTCGCAAAACAGGCCGCGTATTGGTAGCACACGAAGACACGCTTACGGGCGGCATCGGTGGCGAAATCGCCGCATGGATTGCCGAAAACTGTTTCCAGATGCTTGATGCGCCAGTCTTGCGCGAAGGCGGTTTGGATACAGCCGTGCCATTTGCGCCGCCATTGGAAGCAGTATTCTTGCCAAAACAACGCATTCGCGAAAAAATAGAACAGCTTTTAGCCTACTAATAAAAGGTTAAAGCAAAACCAAACCCCCAGTCTGTCAAGTTTTCTTGCAGGCTGGGGGTTTGGCTTTTTAGCATACAACTATTACAAATAGCACTTTACATATATTATTTTCAGAGTTGGGCTCTAACAACAAATATTATTTGAATATATTTTTTAATTATAATTAAGCTCACTCTCCTACCTTATTTATTTTCTCAAAATTCTTATATCCTATTGTAATTGCCACCAAAACAGGAATATGTAAGATATTCATAACAACCATTTCTGATATTTCAAATCTTCCATATCCAGACAAACGTATTAAGCTTTCCCACAGATAAGTACATATAGGTAGGCCATAAAATGACAAAAATCTAAGAAATTTACGATCTCGGACAAACTTAAAACAATTAAAAAAAATAGTTAAAATTTGAAGATTATACAATAGTGCAAAGAGTATAAAAAGAGTTATTGCCAGTGCTCTATATTCATCTTGGTTATCGTTATTTGATTTACACGAAATAATTACAATTAATATTGCAATAAAAACAAAACAAATAGTTGTGGCAAGAATAAACATTTTTAAAAATAACCTTAAAATCTGTCTAAACATTTTTTATATTAAATTAAAGTTTTGACATGAAATATATTATATTACTCACAAAAAAGCAAAAACACAAAATCCCACCCCTCAAACCCTTTTTGGGTATTTTCGTTTGATTTCATGATATTTGTATTCCAGTAACACAAGAAAAAATGAACGAAGCGAATAGCTATTTTGCGCACCCAACCGCCATTATCGACGAGGGTTGCAGCATTGGCGCAGGTACCAAAATTTGGCATTTTGCACACATTATGCCACACTGCCAGATTGGCGAAAACTGTAATTTGGGTCAAAACGTAGTGATTTCGCCACAAGTAACATTGGGCAAAAACGTAAAAGTCCAAAACAATGTATCCATTTATACGGGTGTCATCTGCGAAGACGATGTTTTTCTTGGCCCTTCGATGGTTTTTACCAACGTCATTAACCCACGCAGTGCCGTAGTTCGCAAAAACGAATATCGCCCCACGTGGGTACGGCAAGGCGCAAGCATCGGCGCGAATGCCACCATTGTTTGCGGCCACGAAATCGGCGCGTATGCCATGATTGGCGCGGGTGCTGTCGTTACGCACGATGTACCAGCCTACGCGCTGTTGGTCGGCAATCCTGCCCGCCAAATCGGCTGGGTAAGTGAGTACGGACATCGTCTGCATTTCGACACCGACGGCGCAGCCATTTGCCCCGAAACAGCCCAACAATACCGCCTGCAAGACGGAGCCGTGCGCCGCATTGCCTAACTTTATTTTTCCCAAAACGAACAAAACACTGTGAATAGTTATCCTTCCAAGCTCATCGAAAACGCCGTAAACGAAATTGCCAAACTGCCCGGCATTGGCCGCAAAACGGCCTTACGTTTGGCCTTGCATTTGCTCAAAAGCAAAGAAGAAAATACGTTTTCGCTTACCAATGCCCTGACCGATTTGCGCACCCAAACGCGCTATTGCAAGCAATGCCACAACATTTCGGACGAAGAAATATGCGGCATTTGCCAAAGTGCACGCCGCGACCGCACGCTTTTGTGTGTGGTAGAAAATATCCCCGACGTAATGGCCATTGAGAATACAGGGCAATATTTCGGGCAATACCATGTGTTAGGCGGCATTATTTCGCCAATGGCGGGCATTTCGCCTTCCGACTTGCATATTGACTCGCTCATTGAGCGCGTGCAGCACAATGAAATTAAAGAAGTGATTCTGGCACTTAGCTCCACGATGGAAGCCGACACCACGAGTTTTTATATTCAGAAAAAACTAAAGCCTTTGAATGTAAAAATTAGTGTGATTGCACGCGGCATCCCCGTAGGCGGCGAGCTGGAATACGCCGACGAAATCACGTTGGGGCGTAGCATACAAGGGCGCATCAGTGCCGAGTAAAGACAAAAATAAAAGCGATACTTGGTTAGGTATCGCTTTAGATTATAAGTGGAGCGTGATAGAAATAAGTTGTTTTTTTGTGCAAGTAAAAAGGTTATTGTTACAATTCCTAAGAATTAACAAAGTTTTTTTTACTTAACAGCAATTTTCTTTACAACTCGCTGCGAACCCGCCATCAATTCGAGCAAATAAATGCCGTGTTGTAAGTTTTCTACCGAGAAATCAAGGCGATGACTACCCGCACCAAAACGAACTGGGCTTTCGTGACGAACCACACCACCCAACAAGTTATATATTTTCAATTGCACATCCGAAGATTGTGACAGCGCAAATTCTACTGTACCCGCAGTTGTAACAGGGCTTGGATAAACCGAAAAATTAGCCAAAGAAGCCATTTTTTCCGAAACGCCAGTCGTGGCATTTACAACAACTTTGCCTTTCATAGCCATACCCGCATGTGGCTTACATACATAATAAAAAGTGCCTGCTTCCGTAAATTTCACTTTGTTCGTACCTGCCGAAAAATCAAAACCACCTTGCAAAACAGTACTCCCATTAGCATTCCAAGTAGCTTCACTCACTTGAGAAGCAGTGTGATTACCTCCTACCACAAATTTAATAGTGTCACCAACATTAATGGTAGCAGTAGCAGGCGAAAAAGTAAACCCGCTTGTCGAAACTGTAACAGTTGTTTGGGCAATCAATCCCGAAATGCCCAAGCAAAAAAAGATAATAAGTAGTTGTAGTCGCTTCATAAAACAATGTTTTTAATTGAATATCAAGCGAATATAAAAGCATAAAAATTAAAATACAATTTTTACAAAAAATATTTTAATAAAAAATCCTTTCCGAGTGCCAAAACACCCAGAAAGGATTGTATTTATAATGCTAAAACGGCGACTTAGTAACGGTACATTTCTGCTTTGAATGGGCCTTGTACGGCTACGCCAATGTATTCGGCTTGTTCCGTAGAAAGTTCGTCCAATTCTACACCGATTTTGCCCAAGTGCAAACGAGCTACTTTCTCATCAAGGTGCTTAGGCAATGTATAAACTTGGTTTTCGTACTTGTCAGTATTTGTCCAAAGTTCTAATTGCGCCAACGTTTGGTTACAGAACGAGTTAGACATTACAAACGAAGGGTGGCCAGTTGCGCAGCCCAAGTTTACCAAACGGCCTTCAGCCAATACGATTACTTCTTTGCCATCAACGTTGTAGATATCAACTTGTGGTTTTACTTCCACTTTCGTGCTACCGTAGTTGTTGTTCAACCAAGCCATATCAATTTCTGTATCGAAGTGGCCGATATTACAAACAATCGCTTTGTCACGCATTTTGCGGAAATGACGCTCTGTAATAATGTTCATGTTGCCAGTCGCTGTTACGAAAATATCGCCAAGCTCAGCCGCTTTGTCCATTTTCATTACTTGATAACCTTCCATTGCTGCTTGAAGTGCGCAAATTGGATCGATTTCTGTTACAATTACGCGTGCGCCTGCGCCTCTCAACGATTTTGCAGAACCTTTGCCCACGTCGCCGAAGCCAGCCACAACAGCCACTTTACCCGCCATCATTACGTCTGTAGCACGACGAATCGCGTCCACACAAGACTCTTTACAGCCGTACAAGTTATCGAACTTAGACTTTGTAACTGAGTCATTTACGTTGATTGCTGGCAAATAAAGCGTACCTTTTTTCATACGCTCATACAAACGATGTACGCCTGTTGTAGTTTCTTCCGATAAACCTTTGATAGCAGGGATAAGCTCTTTGTATTTGTCGAAAACCATGTTTGTAAGGTCTCCGCCGTCATCGAGAATCATGTTAAGTGGCTTGCGGTCTTCACCGAAGAACAATGTTTGCTCAATGCACCAGTCAAACTCTTCTGCGTTCATGCCTTTCCAAGCATAAACCGAAATACCAGCAGCAGCGATAGCAGCAGCGGCATGGTCTTGAGTCGAGAATATATTACAAGACGACCAAGTTACTTCCGCACCCAATTCGATAAGGGTTTCGATAAGTACCGCCGTCTGGATAGTCATGTGCAAACAACCCGCAATACGTGCACCTTTCAAAGGTTTCGATGGGCCATACTCTGTACGCAAAGCCATCAAACCTGGCATTTCTGCTTCCGCCAAACGGATTTCTTTACGACCCCACTCGGCCAACGAAATATCTTTTACTTTGTACTTTTGATAGGTCTGAACCATAATCCTTAGAATAAATATGATAAGTGTTTAATTTTGCAAAATTAAATAAAATATCGTATCTAAAAACTAAAACACGTAGTTTTGAGTGCTAAGCGTAAGTTTTGATAGAAATTTCTTAAGTTTTTGAGAATGAATATTGTTTTTAAAGAATTGTTCCCCAACGGGGTATATCTGATAGATGAAAATGTACACTTTCATCCGCCATTAGCGCAAGAACCTGCGCCGCTGCCAGAGGCTGCACCCACACAACCCGAAGTACAACCCAAAAGTTTAGTATTGGAAGGAAATTTTGGTAGAAAAATTTTGGTACTATTTCAATCGGCAACACCTTCGTTGCCCGAAGCGGATTTAGCCGTCCTGACCAAAATGTTTTCGGCACTTACACCCGCAGTAAGTTTGGCGGAAATGGCTTTGCTCAACTTGTCCCAAAACCCAGATTTTAGTTGGGCAGATGTCCAAAACGAACTTGCGCCGCAATACGTGTTGGTGATGGGACAAGAAGCCGCCGAGTTTTCAGCAACAACCCAACATACAGTTTATCAGCATTTTAAGCAAAAAGAAGTAAGCTACATTCGGGCGGCGATGCCTTCGGAATGGTCGGGCAATACCGTAGAAATTCGTCGGCAATTTTGGGAACAGCTCAAGCAAATTTTTAACTAAAAAATTAGCGTAAAGCCTGCACGATAGTCCGCACATTGGCTTGCACCATGCCAATATACGTGCCTTCGGGCGTGCCTGCTGCGCCCATCGCGTCCGAAAACAATGTACCTCCTACCCTTACTTCATGGCCTTTGTCGCGGCAACCTTCTATCACGGCCTCAATGGCGCGTGGTGGCACGGACGACTCCACGAAAACGGCTTTTATTTTTCTTTCACAAATAAAATTCACTAAATCGGCCACATCACGCAAGCCAAATTCCGAAACCGTCGAAATGCCTTGCAAGCCTTTCACTTCCACGCGATAGGCGCGACCAAAATAACCGAAAGCATCGTGCGCCGTAATCAAAACACGCGCCTGCGGCGGAATCCTGTTCATTTCTTGTTTTACCCAAGTGTCGAGGCTGTCGAGTTGGGCGAGATATTGAGCAGCATTGGCAGCATAAAAAGCGGCGTGCACGGTGTCGGTGCTTTGCAGTTTGCGGCTCATTTCCTGCACGGTCATGCGCCAAAGTTGCACGTCAAACCAAATATGCGGGTCGGGGTGGTCGCCGAAAGCCTCCGAATAGTTGAGCATTGGACGCGGAATGCCGTCGGAAACCGCTACCACCGTTTTTTGTCGGGCTAATTTTTCCAACACTTCGGCCATTTTTCCTTCCAAATGCAACCCGTTGTAAAGTACCACATCGGCGCGGGTGAGTTTGAGCAAATCGCTTTGCGTGGCCTTGTACAAATGCGGATCAACGCCTGCGCCCATCAAGGCCGCTACTTCGGCACTGTCGCGCACGATGTTTTTGGCCGCATCGGCAATCATGCCCGTAGTGGCCAAAACGCGTAGTTTTCCGTCGTGGGATTTGTGGCCAGACACATGGCAAGCCGCCAGCATGGACAATAATACAACCCAAAGTATATTTGATTTCCGCATTTTTATATTCAATCTTCCTACCAATATTTAAACCTTGCTGCTTCCCAGCGGCCAAGCAATCGTAAAAGTACTGCCTTTTTCTAAGCGGCTTTGTACGCCGATAATTGCGCCGTATGCCTGCGCGATAGTTCGTACATAGCTAAGCCCCAAACCAAAGCCTTTGACGTTGTGCAAATTGCCTGTTGGCACGCGATAGAATTTATCAAAAATCCGCTTTTGCGCCTCAGTACTCATGCCAATTCCATTATCGGAAACCTGCAAAACCCACGTTCCTTGCTCATTGTAAGTACGCACGACAATGTGCGGATTGCTCGGCGAATATTTGTTGGCATTATCCAAAAGATTTTGCAACACACTGACAAAGTGCATTTTATCTACATTTATCAAATAATCAGTGGCTTGCAAATCGCTTTCTATTTGTCCATCGGCGGCCTGTACTTGCACGTTCATGTTCTGAATCACTTCGCGCAAAAGTTCGTGTGCGTCTATGAGTTCGGAACTAACAGGCCATTGGTCGCGGTCGAGACGAGCCGCTTGCAACACTTTTTCTATTTGCTGACTCATACGCTTGTTCTCATCGCTGATAATGTGTAAATAGCGTTGGCGAATCTGCAAATTGGCAACCATGTCGGGGTCTTGCAGTGCCTCGCAAGCCAACGAAATAGTAGCAACAGGCGTTTTAAACTCGTGCGTCATGTTATTGATGAAATCGTCTTTCATCTCCGAGAGTTTTTTCTGCTTAAGAATCGTATGAACCGACACACCAAAACCCGCAATCACTACGCCCACCAACACCAACGACGACCAAAAAACATAAGCCGTCTTTTTCCAAATAATCGTGTTTTGTTCGGGAAAATAAACCAACAAAAAATGTAACGTTCCTGTCAAATCATTGGGGAACAGTGCCGCACGCAATTTGGTTTGACGCAAAGCTTGTTCGTCATAATGCGGCTGCGTTACGAGCAAACCACCCGACGAAGGGTCTGTAATGGCAAATTCAAAAGGTTGGTCTATGCCCGCTTTACGCATTTCGATATGCAAAAGCGAATCCAATGCTTGCGGGTGTATGCGTTGCGAAATTTCGGGGGAAGAAAACACCATTTTGCGCAACAGATTCGTAACCACTTCTGTGCGACGAATTACTTTTTGGTCATCCACGCATTTGTCAGGAAAAACCGTATCCTTATACACCAACTGCGTATCCTTGTCGTGAATATTGAGTTGTAATACTTGTCGGTGGTGCTTGTGTCTGCGGCGGCCTTTGAACGGAAATTTTTTACGGCCACCCATGCGCGGTTTTTCACCTTCAAAAAATGGCTGAAAAAACATGGAGTCTGGCGGCATCGGCGGCGGCATAAATAACATATTATTTTCCTGAAAATCAATTTCTTGTGCAGCCAGTTTCTTCATCTCGTCTTGTTCGAGTTTCTGCGAAACTTTATGTATGGCCGTCAGGGCTTCGCGCTCAAATTGCTGTTGGTTCAGGCTGAGGGCATCTTTTACCCAAAGTACCTGAAAAATCAGCAAGCCCAGTGTGGCCAAGCTCATCAGTACAACAATATATTTGAGATTGTTTTTCATAGTCAATAAGTAACGAACATATTCTACCCAAATTGCACTTAGGCAAGTGGTAAGGTGAAGGCAATAACAAAGCCGCCATCGGGGGCATTTTGTGCAGAAATTGTGCCACCATTTGTCTGGGCAAAATCTTTGCACAAAATCAACCCCAAACCTGAAACTGTTTTTTGCCCTAATCTGGTTTGCTGTGCGTAATATTCTTTATCAAAAAGTTTATCTATCTGATTTTCAAGCAATCCTTCACCCGAATCTTGTATCAACACCTGACAGAAATTACCTTGTTTCTCGTGCCTAATTTTCACACGCTGCCCCGCTGGCGTATGCTTGAGCGCATTATAAATCAAATTTTGCAAAAGTAATACTGTCAGTTCTTCGTTGGCAACAACGGTAGTAGGCGACAAATTACTGTACAAAATTTCAACATTTTTCTTAGCAGCCTGCGGCTCTACGTTGGCAACAGCATCAGCAATCAACTTATTGATTTCCAATCGTATATACATTTTATATTCTGCCTGTTGCTGGCCTTTTGCCCACGCCAACATATTTTTGATGGAATAAGCCGTGTGATTGACGTGCAAATACATTCGTCCTATCAGTTCGCCACGCTCCTCATCCGTCATGTTACTTTTGCAGGAATCAAGTATTTTTATCATGGTCTGAACGGGCGTATTCAAATCATGGGCAATCAGATAGAAAAGTCTGTCTTTTATATTATTCGTCTGGGTTAATTCTTTGGTTTTTTGGGCTAACAGTTCTTTCTGCTGAATCATTTGCTCATTTTGCAACGAAAGTGTTTTGTGCAACAAATTGTATTTTCGGCTCGATCGATACAACCAATACAACAAACCCGACACCAAAATCAGGGAAGGAATCGTCAACCACAATATCAATTCTCGTTTATTTAGTTGGTGTTGAATGGCCTGATTTTGGGTCGCATGCTCCTGTACCAACTTCTTTTCTTTGAGACGATACTGAAAATCAGCATCAATAAATAGACTTTGTTTGTGAATTTGCTCGTTGAGCAGCGAATCAGAAAATTGCTTGTGCAACACCGAAAAATAATAAGCACGCTTATAGTCTTTCATTGCCTCATAAATCAATTGCAAGGTATGTGCCGCCATATTCATTTCACTAGTAGCATTTATTTCTTTGACCAACTCCCATGCTTTTTGGCCGTAACTTGCCGCCTGCACATATTGTTTTTGTGCCAACTTCACTTTGGCCATCCCCTGCCAAGCGAATGAAATAGCACGTTTATCATCTACGATAGTTGCCTCTTTTTCAGCACTTTGAAAACTAGCAAATGCCTTCTCTAAATGATGTTGGGTCAAATAAATTTCAGCTACATTGTTATAGCCATAGGCCAACCCGCCATGGTCTTGTGTTGAGTCTATAAATAAAACAATGGCATCTTGCTGCACTTTTAGCGCATTATCGTACTGCTTTAGCCCGTGCCACACATTGGCCAAACCGTTCAGTGTTCGGGCTATGTTACTACTACTGTGGGGTATTTTTTTATAATGCTCCAAAGCCAATTCATAATAATTTCTGGCCTTGTCGTAATTTTGTTGAATATAGTAAATGTTGGCTACATTGCTTAGTACTACGCCTTGTCCGCGCTCGTCGGCAGCCTTTTCAAAAGCTTTGCTGGCTAACTGAAACGTGTGCATGGCTTTCGGATAATTTCCTGTATTAGAAGCAATTAAGGCTTTTATATTCAGGGCGTTTCCTTGCCACTGCGGTTTGTTTTTTTGCTGCGCCAATCGCGCCAATCGTTCGGCATACACTCCTGCACTATCATAATTATTGCCCATAAACGAAATAGCAATACTTCTCAACGTTTGGGCTTTTACAGAATCAGGGATGTTGGGTTGGCGGAGTTGGGCTTGCCATTGGGCTAGGTCTTGCCCCCATGCAGATGGCTGTATTACACAGAAAATAATTAAAAAATAGAATCGGATAGACAAACTTTGTCTGGTACCTAAAATCATTGTGTTATTGTTTGTTATGTAAGTTAGTAGTCATTCGCGCAAATTACGCAAAAAACACACTAAACCCTACACCCCAAAAGCAATTACTTCGCAACAGATTTTGAAACCCAAACGTTGGTACATCGAAAGAGCAGCATCAGTGGCTTGCAAAACGCCTATTTTATAGCCTAATCCCTTTGCATAATGCAAGGCATGGCAAGTAAGCAGAGTAGCAAAACCCTTATTTCGGAACGCAGGCAACGTGGAAACAGAGTAAATTCCCGCTGTTTGGCTGTATTTGTCCAGATACAAATACAAAGCCGATACGGGCTTTTCGTCTTGATACCCCACCATCAAATTTATCTCCGTTTGGTTGGGGTGCAAAATAACTTGTGCCGCATTTTGGTAATATATTTGGGTCGCTTGGGGCTGATGAAAGGCACTCACGACCGTTATAAAATCTGTCAATTGTAGTGCATTACTTACGCGCTGAATTTGCAAAGTCGGCGCATTTTCATGCCAAAGCGAAAGATTTTCTAAAGAAATACTCATGCCTAAAGTAATGTCTGTGCAGCGTAACCCATAATGGGTTAGTTGTTGGGGCAAATGTGCGGGCGTATCAGAAGGGCTTATCCACCAACCAAAAGGCCATTGATTTTCGGAAAAAACAGCAAGAGCTTTTTCGATGCTTGGAGGAGTAATATTGCGCGTATGCGTAACGAAGTTATAGGCAGCGTCGGCAACACGGGCATTCATCAACCAAAATTCTTGGTTCTGAAGCAATTGTACTGTTTCTATTTGAGAGGGAATACAGGCCATGTAAGCCCACATATTAGCTTCCATTAACCTAGTTTCAGAATTCATGAGTAACGGAGAGGTAGGTAGTAACATACACTTTTATGGGGACTGAAGATACAACAGAAAAAGCAGTCACAAAAATTTATGACTGCTTTTTTAATAACAAAATAATTAAGCTAACTTCTGTGCCGTGTTTTCTAATTCTACGTGAGAATTTACTTTAGCCAGCACAACTACAGACACTACATTGTCTTGCTCATCAAATACAGGATTGTACTGAGTCAGATAAGAAAGTCCAAATGCTTGTTTTTCTACCTGGAATTTTTCGCCAGCAAAACACCTTTCATAATAGCGTTTTTGTTCTTCTACAACATCTGACGAAAACACCGATAAAATATTCATTCCTTTTTCAATAGATTTGCGA is a genomic window of Flexibacter flexilis DSM 6793 containing:
- a CDS encoding ATP-binding protein, translated to MILGTRQSLSIRFYFLIIFCVIQPSAWGQDLAQWQAQLRQPNIPDSVKAQTLRSIAISFMGNNYDSAGVYAERLARLAQQKNKPQWQGNALNIKALIASNTGNYPKAMHTFQLASKAFEKAADERGQGVVLSNVANIYYIQQNYDKARNYYELALEHYKKIPHSSSNIARTLNGLANVWHGLKQYDNALKVQQDAIVLFIDSTQDHGGLAYGYNNVAEIYLTQHHLEKAFASFQSAEKEATIVDDKRAISFAWQGMAKVKLAQKQYVQAASYGQKAWELVKEINATSEMNMAAHTLQLIYEAMKDYKRAYYFSVLHKQFSDSLLNEQIHKQSLFIDADFQYRLKEKKLVQEHATQNQAIQHQLNKRELILWLTIPSLILVSGLLYWLYRSSRKYNLLHKTLSLQNEQMIQQKELLAQKTKELTQTNNIKDRLFYLIAHDLNTPVQTMIKILDSCKSNMTDEERGELIGRMYLHVNHTAYSIKNMLAWAKGQQQAEYKMYIRLEINKLIADAVANVEPQAAKKNVEILYSNLSPTTVVANEELTVLLLQNLIYNALKHTPAGQRVKIRHEKQGNFCQVLIQDSGEGLLENQIDKLFDKEYYAQQTRLGQKTVSGLGLILCKDFAQTNGGTISAQNAPDGGFVIAFTLPLA
- a CDS encoding GNAT family N-acetyltransferase, which translates into the protein MNSETRLMEANMWAYMACIPSQIETVQLLQNQEFWLMNARVADAAYNFVTHTRNITPPSIEKALAVFSENQWPFGWWISPSDTPAHLPQQLTHYGLRCTDITLGMSISLENLSLWHENAPTLQIQRVSNALQLTDFITVVSAFHQPQATQIYYQNAAQVILHPNQTEINLMVGYQDEKPVSALYLYLDKYSQTAGIYSVSTLPAFRNKGFATLLTCHALHYAKGLGYKIGVLQATDAALSMYQRLGFKICCEVIAFGV
- a CDS encoding sensor histidine kinase, producing MKNNLKYIVVLMSLATLGLLIFQVLWVKDALSLNQQQFEREALTAIHKVSQKLEQDEMKKLAAQEIDFQENNMLFMPPPMPPDSMFFQPFFEGEKPRMGGRKKFPFKGRRRHKHHRQVLQLNIHDKDTQLVYKDTVFPDKCVDDQKVIRRTEVVTNLLRKMVFSSPEISQRIHPQALDSLLHIEMRKAGIDQPFEFAITDPSSGGLLVTQPHYDEQALRQTKLRAALFPNDLTGTLHFLLVYFPEQNTIIWKKTAYVFWSSLVLVGVVIAGFGVSVHTILKQKKLSEMKDDFINNMTHEFKTPVATISLACEALQDPDMVANLQIRQRYLHIISDENKRMSQQIEKVLQAARLDRDQWPVSSELIDAHELLREVIQNMNVQVQAADGQIESDLQATDYLINVDKMHFVSVLQNLLDNANKYSPSNPHIVVRTYNEQGTWVLQVSDNGIGMSTEAQKRIFDKFYRVPTGNLHNVKGFGLGLSYVRTIAQAYGAIIGVQSRLEKGSTFTIAWPLGSSKV